From the genome of Streptococcus marmotae, one region includes:
- a CDS encoding CoA-binding protein, which produces MYEFQNPTDEQVKSYLANSKTIAVVGLSNREETVSNRIAKFMQDMGYQIIPINPRLAASEILGETVYATLADVPVAVDIVNVFRRSEFLPDVAREFVETDAKIFWSQLELQNEEAAAILEAAGRDDVVMNRCIKREYVRLMTGAS; this is translated from the coding sequence ATGTACGAATTTCAAAATCCAACAGACGAACAAGTGAAGAGTTATCTAGCTAATAGCAAGACCATTGCAGTGGTTGGCTTGTCCAATCGTGAAGAAACAGTCAGCAACCGCATTGCGAAATTTATGCAGGACATGGGCTATCAGATTATCCCAATCAATCCTCGTCTAGCTGCTAGCGAGATTTTAGGGGAAACGGTCTATGCAACTCTAGCAGATGTTCCTGTAGCGGTTGACATCGTGAATGTCTTTCGCAGAAGTGAGTTTTTGCCAGATGTGGCACGGGAGTTTGTTGAAACAGATGCTAAAATTTTTTGGTCCCAATTAGAGCTTCAAAACGAAGAGGCAGCCGCTATTTTAGAAGCTGCCGGTCGTGACGATGTGGTGATGAATCGTTGTATCAAGCGAGAATACGTGCGCTTGATGACAGGAGCAAGCTAG
- a CDS encoding kinase yields MATLVIIRGNSGSGKTSLAEALQHHYGRKTLVISQDNVRRTMLKETVEPGNLSIGLTEAIARFGHAEDLLVIVEGFYEADIYGEMLVQLHQLFAPRVYAYYYDIPFEETVKRHATRSKRADFTPEDMKRWWKEKDYLGWAEEVLLSAELSLEATVQLICQAIEHS; encoded by the coding sequence GTGGCAACTTTAGTCATCATCCGCGGCAATTCTGGTTCAGGAAAGACAAGTCTGGCAGAGGCATTGCAACATCATTATGGCCGTAAAACCTTGGTGATTTCTCAAGACAATGTCAGAAGAACTATGTTGAAAGAAACGGTTGAGCCAGGAAATCTATCCATTGGGCTGACAGAAGCCATTGCACGCTTCGGGCATGCAGAGGATTTGCTGGTCATTGTTGAAGGCTTTTATGAAGCTGATATTTATGGGGAGATGCTAGTGCAATTGCATCAGCTGTTTGCTCCTCGTGTTTATGCCTATTACTATGATATCCCCTTTGAAGAGACGGTTAAGCGGCATGCTACTCGTTCCAAAAGGGCTGATTTTACACCGGAGGATATGAAACGGTGGTGGAAAGAGAAGGACTATCTTGGTTGGGCAGAAGAAGTCTTGCTGTCAGCTGAGCTGAGTTTAGAGGCGACTGTTCAGCTGATTTGTCAAGCAATTGAACATAGCTGA
- the efeO gene encoding iron uptake system protein EfeO: protein MKKLGIVLVSAALLTACAPATQEKQATIESTTVQVSQQALDKATADYKAFVEEQIGQLLTDTENFAQLLKDGKLEEAKTVYPVIRMAYERSEPIAESFGESDVKIDFRLVDYMEENKTEEGWSGFHRIEKILWEENTTTGTEQYADQLVNDIKELKAKIATVEVTPEIMLTGAVDLLNEVATSKITGEEEVYSHTDLYDFRANIEGAEKIFELFKPSLENKDASLVMTLEKEFKNVNGLLDQYMTDNTHYKLYTDLSKEDTKKLAEAVTKLGEPLSQMGIILDGK from the coding sequence ATGAAAAAACTTGGTATTGTTTTAGTATCGGCAGCTTTATTGACCGCATGTGCACCTGCAACACAAGAAAAGCAGGCAACAATAGAAAGTACAACGGTTCAAGTGAGTCAACAAGCGCTTGACAAAGCAACGGCTGATTACAAGGCATTTGTAGAAGAGCAGATTGGACAATTGTTGACCGATACGGAAAATTTTGCCCAATTACTCAAAGATGGCAAATTAGAAGAAGCGAAAACAGTCTATCCAGTCATTCGAATGGCCTATGAGCGTTCAGAACCGATTGCGGAAAGTTTTGGCGAATCAGATGTGAAAATTGACTTCCGCTTGGTCGACTATATGGAAGAAAACAAGACAGAAGAAGGCTGGTCAGGTTTCCACCGCATTGAAAAAATTCTTTGGGAAGAAAATACAACAACCGGTACGGAACAGTATGCGGATCAATTGGTCAATGACATTAAAGAATTAAAAGCGAAAATTGCGACTGTTGAAGTGACACCTGAGATTATGCTGACAGGGGCAGTTGATTTGCTCAACGAAGTAGCCACAAGCAAGATTACCGGGGAAGAAGAAGTGTATTCCCACACAGATTTATATGATTTCAGAGCCAACATCGAAGGAGCAGAGAAGATTTTTGAACTCTTTAAGCCAAGCTTGGAGAACAAAGATGCTAGCCTCGTTATGACTCTTGAAAAAGAATTCAAGAATGTGAATGGTCTGCTGGATCAATACATGACAGACAATACGCACTATAAGCTCTATACAGATTTGAGTAAGGAAGACACCAAAAAACTAGCTGAGGCCGTGACAAAACTCGGTGAGCCACTGTCTCAAATGGGGATTATCTTGGACGGGAAGTAA
- the efeB gene encoding iron uptake transporter deferrochelatase/peroxidase subunit, which translates to MTKDEKWFEKKMDRREFLKKAGIGGAGLALGASGASAFFAHKVTDETAKADGQEDISFYGEHQAGIVTPTQKNVYFVVLDLHSTDKAEVIQMFKDWTDYSEKLVTGKLVKEDGDNGYLPPFDTGETVGLNPHRLTLTFGISPAFLTKLGLESKKPKEFRDLPVFPRDQLKEAYTGGDIVIQACADDAQVAFHAVRNLVRKGRSLVTMKWSQAGFAAIGNRKETPRNLFGFKDGTANATKKEQFQDIIWCEDANWMRGGTYMAVRRIQMFLETWDRTSLNEQENTFGRYKESGAPFGKKDEFDEVDLDLKDDKGEPLVPVDSHVRLAKETGVEIYRRSYSYSDGIDEKTGQFDSGLLFISFQKNPEQFITIQNNLGNMDKMNEYITHVGSGLFACFAGVKKGEYIGQALLE; encoded by the coding sequence ATGACAAAAGACGAAAAATGGTTTGAGAAGAAAATGGATCGTCGCGAATTTTTAAAAAAAGCAGGTATAGGAGGAGCTGGGCTTGCGCTCGGTGCCTCTGGTGCGTCTGCTTTTTTCGCGCATAAAGTGACTGATGAAACTGCAAAAGCAGACGGACAAGAAGATATTTCTTTTTATGGGGAACATCAGGCAGGAATTGTAACTCCGACCCAGAAAAATGTGTATTTTGTTGTACTTGACCTGCATTCGACAGACAAGGCTGAAGTCATTCAGATGTTCAAGGATTGGACAGATTACAGTGAGAAATTAGTGACTGGAAAGCTAGTAAAAGAAGATGGAGATAATGGCTATCTTCCACCATTTGATACAGGGGAAACGGTTGGTCTGAACCCTCACCGCCTGACCCTTACTTTTGGGATTTCACCCGCTTTCTTGACCAAGCTAGGATTGGAAAGTAAGAAACCAAAAGAGTTTCGAGATTTACCAGTCTTTCCAAGGGATCAGCTCAAGGAAGCCTATACTGGAGGGGATATTGTCATTCAAGCCTGTGCTGACGATGCACAAGTTGCCTTTCATGCTGTCCGAAATCTTGTCCGAAAAGGTCGCAGCCTCGTAACCATGAAATGGAGTCAAGCTGGTTTTGCAGCGATTGGCAACCGCAAGGAAACGCCACGAAACCTGTTTGGATTTAAAGATGGCACGGCAAATGCGACGAAAAAAGAGCAATTTCAGGATATCATCTGGTGTGAGGATGCGAACTGGATGCGGGGAGGCACCTATATGGCAGTCCGCCGTATCCAAATGTTTCTGGAAACGTGGGACAGAACCAGCCTCAATGAACAGGAAAATACCTTTGGTCGCTACAAGGAAAGCGGTGCACCCTTTGGAAAGAAAGATGAGTTTGATGAAGTTGATTTGGACTTAAAAGACGATAAGGGCGAGCCACTTGTGCCCGTTGATTCTCATGTCAGACTAGCAAAGGAAACAGGTGTTGAAATCTACCGTCGCTCTTATTCGTATTCAGATGGAATTGATGAAAAAACAGGTCAATTTGACTCAGGCTTACTGTTTATTTCTTTCCAAAAAAATCCGGAGCAGTTTATCACCATTCAAAACAATTTGGGAAATATGGATAAAATGAACGAGTACATTACCCATGTCGGAAGTGGTTTATTTGCTTGCTTTGCAGGCGTGAAAAAAGGAGAGTACATTGGTCAAGCCTTACTTGAATAA
- a CDS encoding FTR1 family iron permease has protein sequence MVKPYLNKLALLALLAFVFFARPVSAADSYSHLFITITDATTALNKGDKERAEQLIAQLQEDFTQVENHDSKAGQMVTNRLTELKQEPTEEKLVAVSKALLDFEAEQHPVDVDAEKEKLMNKLSPAFDLLQEAIERKEIDSVKENYKKLNSTWTVNEGIVRDTSTGHYGKIETAISFLRSSIETEPVDYGSIQTSFDDLKNAIQAFVAGQEVATAATDVTLTDGIDLLKQAQTAFEAGDKTKGASLMKEFITIWPTIEGDVSTRNPSLYTRVESESPVIMVRGDEAAYQEKLAQLIADLASIDPSASYTVFDAMLILLREGVEALLIVMALVSTLKASKQKKGLLWVYGGAVVGLLASALLAIALHQFFPRLSSGANREIIEGLVGIVAVVMMVVIGIWLHSKSSVKKWNAYMEQQMQVVTASGSFISMFALSFLAVFREGAETILFYAGILPKISLNDFLLGIGLAFLVLLLLAVVMLKTTSKIKPHKVFFYLTWLIYALAFKMLGVSIHALQLTNILSSHVVRGIPTIDVIGLYPSLEILLPQVFLILLIAGLTWKNREHHAH, from the coding sequence TTGGTCAAGCCTTACTTGAATAAACTGGCACTCCTTGCCTTACTTGCTTTCGTCTTTTTTGCAAGACCTGTTTCGGCAGCGGATTCCTATAGTCATCTCTTTATCACGATTACAGATGCAACCACGGCCTTGAATAAAGGGGACAAGGAAAGAGCAGAGCAGTTGATTGCCCAGTTGCAGGAAGATTTCACACAAGTTGAAAATCATGATTCCAAGGCTGGTCAGATGGTGACCAACCGTCTAACGGAATTGAAACAAGAACCGACAGAAGAAAAATTAGTGGCTGTTTCAAAAGCTCTCTTGGATTTTGAAGCTGAGCAGCATCCAGTTGATGTTGATGCTGAAAAAGAAAAACTGATGAACAAGTTATCTCCTGCCTTTGACCTTTTGCAGGAAGCGATTGAGCGGAAAGAGATTGACAGTGTCAAGGAGAACTACAAAAAACTCAATAGTACGTGGACAGTGAATGAAGGCATTGTTCGTGATACTAGTACAGGGCATTACGGAAAAATTGAAACAGCCATTTCTTTCTTACGCAGTAGCATTGAAACAGAACCTGTAGACTATGGCAGTATTCAAACATCATTTGATGATTTAAAAAATGCTATTCAAGCCTTTGTAGCTGGTCAAGAGGTAGCTACAGCTGCAACGGATGTAACCTTAACAGATGGGATTGATCTGCTCAAGCAAGCACAAACTGCTTTTGAAGCAGGTGATAAGACCAAAGGGGCTTCTCTGATGAAGGAATTTATCACCATTTGGCCGACCATTGAAGGAGATGTTAGTACACGGAATCCAAGTCTCTATACTCGTGTCGAGAGTGAGTCGCCTGTCATCATGGTACGAGGTGACGAAGCGGCTTATCAAGAAAAACTAGCCCAGTTAATTGCTGATTTGGCAAGCATTGATCCCTCAGCCAGCTATACTGTCTTTGATGCGATGTTAATCCTTCTGCGGGAGGGAGTTGAGGCTCTTCTCATTGTGATGGCTCTAGTATCTACTCTAAAAGCTAGCAAGCAGAAAAAAGGCTTGCTTTGGGTTTATGGTGGAGCTGTCGTCGGATTGCTAGCCAGTGCCCTGTTGGCGATTGCCTTACACCAATTTTTCCCAAGGCTCTCCTCTGGTGCCAATCGTGAAATCATTGAGGGCTTGGTGGGGATTGTTGCGGTTGTGATGATGGTTGTCATTGGTATTTGGCTCCACAGTAAATCTTCTGTCAAGAAGTGGAATGCCTATATGGAGCAGCAGATGCAGGTGGTGACAGCGAGCGGTAGCTTCATTTCCATGTTTGCCTTGAGTTTTCTAGCGGTCTTTCGTGAGGGGGCAGAAACCATTCTCTTTTATGCAGGTATCCTACCAAAGATTAGCCTCAATGACTTTCTATTAGGAATTGGTCTAGCCTTTTTAGTCCTTTTACTCTTGGCTGTTGTCATGCTGAAAACAACGAGCAAAATCAAGCCACATAAGGTATTTTTTTATCTGACTTGGCTGATTTATGCCCTAGCCTTTAAGATGTTGGGAGTTAGTATCCATGCCTTACAATTGACCAATATCCTCTCGAGTCATGTAGTGAGAGGCATTCCTACAATAGATGTGATTGGTCTGTATCCAAGTCTAGAAATTCTGCTACCACAGGTCTTTCTCATCCTCTTGATTGCTGGTTTAACGTGGAAGAATCGAGAACATCATGCACACTAA
- the tatC gene encoding twin-arginine translocase subunit TatC: MHTKQELTVVEHLTEFRSRFIWTLSFFFVSFLISLYFSRSIYQFLTQGFSQKLIVLGPNDILWIYINIASLLAFTLTLPFLTYQVWAFVVPALDKGEARSIFWYIPAVFCCFALGLLFGFYLVSPALLQVLLSFGDGLFDTQLTAQNYLAFLLHTTIPMAVLFEIPVLVAFLTSLGILSPRFLVQYRRHAYFTLLVIAVVITPADFTSDLAMTVPLILIYEVSVGISKWLYRKKEKRRTYYGNLT, encoded by the coding sequence ATGCACACTAAACAAGAACTAACCGTTGTCGAGCATTTGACCGAATTTCGGAGCCGTTTTATTTGGACCCTATCCTTTTTCTTCGTTAGTTTTTTGATCAGTCTCTATTTTTCGAGAAGTATTTACCAGTTTTTGACTCAGGGATTTTCTCAGAAATTGATTGTCTTGGGCCCTAACGATATATTATGGATTTATATCAACATAGCCAGTCTCTTAGCCTTTACACTGACCTTGCCGTTTTTGACCTATCAAGTTTGGGCTTTTGTAGTTCCAGCGCTTGATAAAGGAGAAGCCAGAAGTATTTTCTGGTATATTCCAGCAGTCTTTTGCTGCTTTGCCTTGGGCTTACTATTTGGGTTTTATCTGGTTAGTCCAGCTCTCTTACAGGTTCTTTTGTCATTCGGAGATGGGCTCTTTGATACGCAATTAACAGCACAAAATTATCTGGCTTTCTTGTTACATACGACAATTCCGATGGCTGTTTTGTTTGAAATACCTGTTTTAGTGGCATTTTTGACCTCCCTTGGTATCCTTAGTCCACGATTTTTGGTACAATATAGAAGACATGCCTACTTTACCTTGTTGGTGATTGCAGTGGTCATTACACCAGCTGATTTTACAAGTGATTTAGCCATGACGGTTCCCCTTATCCTCATCTATGAAGTAAGTGTTGGTATCAGTAAATGGCTCTATCGAAAAAAAGAAAAAAGGAGAACCTATTATGGGAATCTTACGTGA
- a CDS encoding twin-arginine translocase TatA/TatE family subunit: MGILRDIGAPGMIILVLGALLIFGPKRLPELGESIGKMISSFKKAMENGEEKEKDDTAH, encoded by the coding sequence ATGGGAATCTTACGTGATATTGGTGCACCGGGAATGATTATCTTGGTCTTGGGTGCCCTCTTGATTTTTGGACCAAAACGCTTACCAGAGTTGGGCGAATCCATTGGTAAAATGATCTCATCCTTTAAAAAAGCCATGGAAAATGGTGAAGAAAAAGAAAAGGATGATACAGCTCATTAA
- a CDS encoding MmcQ/YjbR family DNA-binding protein: protein MLFEDAFFKNQIWQQDRLVAYGFQEKDGWWTVHQPFMNGHFEARIRVKVPNQVVAQVWDIDMDEEYHAFRIQRAVGAFVGEVRENYAALLHEIVQQCAEEEPFQSPQGNRLIRYIQKRFQEEPDYPFTKAPDIATLRHAGNQKWYGLMTQVPWTVLKRTDKEGKIDIINVKVEADQIEDIVGRGGIYPAYHMSKKSWVSISLDDSLSDEDLFALVEKSRQLVAPKSAQSLTETCYWILPANPALYDIDTELRNEGEILWTQKPNIKRDDIVCIYMTKPIQAIRYLCRVSKAHLTEGDEVYMKLELLRELSDSEFPLLRMKDLGVKAVRGPRLATPECRKVLESLLKE, encoded by the coding sequence ATGCTATTTGAAGACGCTTTTTTCAAGAATCAAATCTGGCAGCAAGATCGCTTAGTTGCCTATGGTTTTCAAGAAAAAGATGGTTGGTGGACAGTTCATCAGCCTTTTATGAATGGGCATTTTGAAGCACGAATACGGGTAAAAGTCCCGAATCAGGTTGTAGCGCAGGTCTGGGATATAGATATGGATGAAGAATACCATGCCTTTCGCATTCAACGTGCAGTTGGAGCATTTGTCGGTGAAGTACGAGAAAACTACGCTGCGCTTCTTCATGAAATCGTCCAACAATGTGCAGAAGAAGAGCCCTTTCAATCTCCACAAGGGAATCGCCTTATAAGGTATATTCAGAAACGATTTCAAGAAGAGCCAGATTATCCATTTACTAAAGCGCCAGACATTGCTACCCTACGGCACGCTGGAAATCAAAAATGGTATGGCTTGATGACCCAAGTGCCGTGGACAGTCTTGAAGAGAACAGATAAAGAAGGAAAAATAGACATCATCAATGTCAAAGTAGAAGCAGATCAGATAGAGGATATAGTAGGAAGAGGGGGGATTTATCCTGCCTATCATATGTCTAAAAAAAGTTGGGTTTCAATCAGTTTAGATGATAGCTTATCAGATGAGGACTTGTTTGCCTTGGTGGAAAAGAGTCGCCAGTTGGTTGCACCGAAAAGTGCACAGTCCCTAACGGAGACTTGCTATTGGATTCTTCCTGCCAATCCCGCACTTTATGATATTGATACGGAATTGCGGAATGAGGGAGAGATTTTATGGACTCAAAAGCCGAACATTAAACGAGATGACATTGTCTGTATCTATATGACAAAACCGATTCAAGCGATTCGCTATCTCTGTCGGGTAAGCAAGGCTCATCTCACTGAGGGAGATGAGGTTTATATGAAGCTAGAACTGCTTCGAGAATTGTCTGATAGTGAATTTCCCCTGTTGCGGATGAAGGATTTGGGAGTTAAAGCAGTAAGAGGACCACGCCTAGCCACACCAGAATGCCGGAAGGTCCTCGAAAGCTTGCTAAAGGAGTGA
- the asnA gene encoding aspartate--ammonia ligase, protein MKKSFIHQQEEISFVKNTFTQYLKDKLEIVEVQGPILSRVGDGMQDNLSGVENAVTVHVKLIPDATYEVVHSLAKWKRHTLARFGFNEGEGLFVHMKALRPDEDSLDPIHSVYVDQWDWEKVIPNGRRNLAYLKETVELIYKAIRLTELAVEARYDIEAVLPKQITFIHSEALAERYPDLTPKERENAIAKEYGAVFLIGIGGELPDGKPHDGRAPDYDDWTTLSENGYKGLNGDILVWNEQLQSAFELSSMGIRVDEEALKRQVAITGDEDRLEFEWHKALLNGLFPLSIGGGIGQSRLAMFLLRKKHIGEVQSSVWPQDVRDTFENIL, encoded by the coding sequence ATGAAGAAGAGTTTTATCCACCAGCAAGAAGAAATTTCCTTTGTCAAAAATACCTTTACCCAATATCTCAAGGACAAGTTGGAAATTGTGGAAGTGCAAGGACCGATTTTGAGCCGTGTCGGTGATGGGATGCAGGACAATTTGTCAGGGGTTGAAAATGCGGTGACTGTCCATGTCAAGTTGATTCCTGATGCGACCTATGAAGTCGTCCATTCTTTGGCGAAATGGAAACGTCACACTCTTGCACGGTTTGGCTTCAATGAGGGGGAGGGTCTTTTTGTCCATATGAAAGCCCTTCGTCCAGATGAAGATTCACTTGACCCGATTCACTCGGTTTATGTAGACCAGTGGGACTGGGAGAAAGTTATTCCAAACGGTAGGCGTAATCTGGCTTATTTAAAAGAAACCGTTGAGCTGATTTACAAGGCCATTCGGTTGACTGAATTAGCTGTTGAAGCTCGCTATGATATTGAAGCGGTGCTGCCTAAGCAGATTACCTTTATTCACTCGGAAGCATTGGCAGAGCGTTATCCAGATTTGACGCCTAAAGAGCGGGAAAATGCAATCGCTAAAGAATACGGTGCTGTTTTTCTCATTGGGATTGGTGGTGAATTACCAGATGGAAAACCGCATGACGGACGGGCTCCTGACTATGATGACTGGACAACGCTGTCTGAAAATGGCTACAAGGGCTTAAACGGAGATATTCTCGTGTGGAATGAGCAATTGCAATCCGCTTTTGAATTATCTTCTATGGGGATTCGGGTAGATGAAGAAGCTCTCAAACGTCAGGTAGCTATTACAGGTGATGAAGATCGACTGGAATTTGAATGGCATAAGGCACTTTTAAATGGACTCTTCCCACTTTCAATCGGCGGAGGAATTGGTCAATCACGCCTGGCCATGTTCCTTCTCCGCAAAAAACACATCGGTGAAGTCCAATCAAGCGTCTGGCCGCAAGACGTCCGTGACACATTTGAGAATATATTATAA
- a CDS encoding BglG family transcription antiterminator, with product MKERTIALINLLLLSKLPVQMKQLQKDLQVSARTIRNDIANLNEFLEKYHLPKVQSIRSKGFQLELSEQEEKIFRSYLRDEEMQDYLTREERMLDILLDIALNTEPVFLYRKEEEYRVSKSTIDEDMRQLRQRLISYHVQIVSLPKIGLVLEGKESTIRTMLYAFISSALARDEERFELSRPDIIEHYIAPERIQMLDNLFEDTIYSIGDQLHRLHFNLFTCIWMGRIMKGQLVEATEVPTESVKDIRGIKEYLHRICTYYSLIPTVTELDYIYAMLQSFHVKEEYSPINWLQLQMLTLQLIHFVTERTGVPFSKKENSLQESLYRHLISMVSRIENNIQLTNPLTEKIRQSYGVIYEAVQVFSTDLAKQLGKTILEDEIAFLAIHFSAALSEMNQENQYWYRAVVICNHGVATGKLLSENLREFFNIEVFAVLSSKELAIVDKLDVDLVFSTVEITYTQKPLLIVDSLIQESTKVRILHFLAEHSEARRVIHKRNDYTVMFQELLYLVGQIGDIDKNCYLALSQLFKEYDLTINIREVQPMIQDILTDDSIQIIAKEYDWPDAIKLVGQPLLDKSIITQNYVSAMINSVSEYGPYIVIGPHLALAHARPQDGANKLGLSVAVFEKPVYFGPEEEQQVSVIFCLSAVDAFSHLNIMKSLVNLIRHTDKIEQLSQARDIETVKQILFHSHKEEE from the coding sequence GTGAAGGAAAGAACTATTGCACTGATTAATTTGTTATTACTTTCAAAACTGCCAGTCCAAATGAAGCAATTACAAAAGGATTTGCAAGTTAGCGCTCGAACGATTCGTAACGATATTGCTAATTTAAATGAATTTCTAGAAAAATATCATCTTCCCAAAGTTCAATCTATCCGAAGTAAAGGATTTCAATTGGAGTTATCTGAACAAGAAGAAAAGATATTTAGAAGTTATCTTCGAGATGAAGAAATGCAAGATTATTTGACACGAGAAGAACGGATGTTAGATATCTTGCTAGACATAGCATTAAATACGGAACCCGTATTTCTTTATCGAAAAGAAGAAGAGTATCGCGTTTCAAAGTCAACGATTGATGAAGATATGCGTCAGTTGAGACAACGCTTGATTTCCTATCATGTGCAAATTGTTAGTCTTCCTAAAATTGGTTTGGTTTTAGAGGGGAAAGAATCGACGATTCGAACGATGTTATACGCTTTTATTAGTTCAGCACTTGCGAGAGATGAGGAACGATTTGAATTAAGTCGCCCAGATATTATCGAGCATTACATAGCACCGGAGCGTATTCAAATGCTTGATAATCTATTTGAGGATACTATTTATTCGATTGGCGATCAACTTCATCGGCTTCATTTTAACCTATTTACTTGTATTTGGATGGGTAGAATCATGAAAGGGCAGTTAGTTGAAGCAACAGAAGTTCCCACCGAGTCTGTAAAGGATATTCGAGGTATTAAAGAGTATTTACATCGTATTTGTACATATTATTCCTTAATACCTACTGTCACGGAGTTGGATTATATTTATGCGATGCTGCAATCGTTTCATGTGAAGGAAGAATATAGTCCGATTAACTGGTTGCAGTTACAAATGTTAACACTCCAATTAATCCATTTTGTTACAGAACGGACGGGAGTCCCATTTTCAAAAAAAGAAAATTCTCTTCAAGAATCTCTCTATAGACACCTGATTAGCATGGTTTCACGAATCGAGAATAATATTCAATTAACAAATCCATTAACGGAAAAAATTCGACAGAGTTATGGAGTTATTTATGAAGCGGTTCAAGTATTTTCGACTGACTTGGCGAAACAGCTAGGTAAGACAATATTAGAAGATGAAATTGCCTTTCTTGCTATTCATTTTTCAGCAGCACTAAGTGAAATGAATCAAGAAAACCAATATTGGTATCGAGCAGTGGTGATTTGTAATCATGGTGTCGCAACTGGGAAATTACTGTCAGAGAATTTAAGAGAATTTTTTAATATTGAAGTTTTCGCAGTTTTAAGTTCTAAGGAATTGGCAATTGTGGATAAATTGGATGTAGACTTGGTTTTTTCCACAGTAGAAATTACCTATACTCAAAAGCCGCTTCTAATTGTAGATTCTTTAATACAGGAAAGTACAAAGGTTCGCATTCTCCATTTTTTAGCAGAACATTCGGAAGCTAGGCGAGTTATTCATAAGCGTAATGATTATACAGTGATGTTTCAAGAGTTACTTTACCTTGTTGGGCAAATAGGAGATATTGATAAAAATTGTTATCTGGCGCTAAGCCAGCTATTTAAAGAATATGATTTAACGATAAATATAAGAGAGGTACAGCCTATGATACAAGATATTTTAACAGACGATAGTATTCAAATTATAGCGAAAGAGTATGATTGGCCAGATGCTATAAAGCTAGTTGGCCAACCGTTATTGGATAAATCAATTATTACACAAAATTATGTATCTGCTATGATTAATAGTGTATCAGAGTATGGTCCATATATTGTTATAGGACCGCACCTAGCCTTAGCTCATGCTAGACCGCAAGACGGGGCTAATAAATTAGGGTTAAGTGTTGCTGTTTTTGAAAAACCAGTTTATTTTGGCCCAGAGGAAGAGCAACAAGTATCCGTAATCTTTTGTTTATCTGCAGTTGATGCATTTTCACATTTGAATATTATGAAAAGTTTGGTGAATTTAATTCGTCATACTGATAAAATCGAGCAACTTTCCCAAGCGAGGGATATTGAAACTGTTAAACAAATTTTATTTCATTCACATAAGGAGGAAGAATGA
- a CDS encoding PTS sugar transporter subunit IIB codes for MGRPITILFVCGAGLGSSFAAQMAAEDVLNQYNVNAKLDHVDISTAASVQPDVIITAQNFQKQFETFSIDEEKTAIIYLKNIVSSKEIEEKLLPILREKQVIE; via the coding sequence ATGGGACGTCCAATCACAATTTTATTTGTATGTGGAGCAGGACTAGGGTCTAGTTTTGCTGCTCAGATGGCTGCGGAGGATGTATTAAATCAATACAATGTCAATGCCAAATTAGACCATGTTGATATTTCAACAGCAGCATCTGTCCAACCAGATGTTATTATCACAGCACAGAATTTCCAAAAACAATTTGAAACATTTTCAATTGATGAGGAAAAAACTGCGATTATTTATTTGAAGAATATCGTTTCTTCAAAAGAAATTGAAGAAAAATTACTACCTATATTGCGCGAAAAACAAGTGATTGAATAA